In the genome of Pelobacter seleniigenes DSM 18267, one region contains:
- the nuoF gene encoding NADH-quinone oxidoreductase subunit NuoF, whose translation MRDTPQLLFKNRRPGETVFMAGYRASGGYEALEKAFRQMSPAELRELVKASALRGRGGAGFPTGVKWTFFPADKPGPKYLVCNCDEMEPGTYKDGELLMADPHQLVEGMIVSAYALQTDVGYIFIRYAYEKQAENLRRAIAEARDAGYIGKDILGSGFDFELHVHGSAGRYILGEETALLNGLEGQRPNPRLKPPFPAVKGLFGRPTTVNNVETIANIPHIINGGAVWFKDLALTADGSGTKLFGLSGHLNRTECFELPVGIPLREVVETYGQGVWQGRKFKACLPGGASTPYLTPEHLDVALDFSTLEAVGSRFGTAGVTVFDDRTCMVAATLNLIRFFARESCGWCTPCRDGLSMVRWLLETIEGGRGRPEHLAMLKEQFHNISGTSFCALAEGAMGPLSGLLTHFEQEIVDHIEKGGCPFRS comes from the coding sequence GTGAGGGACACACCGCAACTGCTCTTTAAGAATCGCCGCCCCGGTGAAACCGTTTTTATGGCAGGTTATCGGGCCAGTGGCGGCTATGAAGCGCTGGAGAAGGCTTTTCGCCAGATGAGTCCGGCCGAGTTGCGTGAGCTGGTCAAAGCCTCTGCCTTGCGCGGGCGGGGCGGGGCCGGTTTCCCGACCGGGGTTAAGTGGACCTTTTTCCCGGCCGACAAGCCGGGGCCGAAATACCTGGTCTGCAACTGTGACGAGATGGAGCCGGGCACCTACAAGGACGGCGAGCTGCTCATGGCCGATCCGCATCAGCTGGTTGAGGGGATGATCGTCTCGGCCTATGCCCTGCAGACCGATGTCGGTTACATCTTTATCCGCTATGCCTATGAAAAACAGGCCGAAAATCTGCGCCGGGCCATCGCCGAAGCGCGGGACGCCGGCTATATCGGCAAGGATATCCTCGGCAGCGGCTTCGATTTTGAGTTGCATGTCCACGGCAGCGCCGGTCGCTATATTCTCGGCGAGGAAACCGCCCTGCTCAACGGGCTGGAAGGGCAACGCCCCAATCCACGCCTGAAGCCGCCGTTTCCGGCGGTCAAAGGGCTGTTCGGCCGTCCGACCACGGTCAACAACGTGGAGACGATTGCCAACATCCCCCATATCATCAACGGCGGCGCGGTCTGGTTCAAGGACCTGGCCCTGACCGCAGACGGTTCCGGGACCAAACTGTTCGGTCTGTCCGGGCATCTCAATCGGACCGAGTGTTTTGAACTACCGGTCGGCATTCCCCTCCGTGAGGTGGTGGAAACCTATGGTCAGGGGGTTTGGCAGGGGCGCAAGTTCAAGGCCTGTCTGCCGGGCGGGGCCTCGACCCCGTATCTGACCCCGGAGCATCTTGACGTCGCCCTTGATTTCAGTACCCTGGAGGCGGTCGGCAGCCGTTTCGGCACCGCCGGGGTGACGGTTTTTGATGACCGGACCTGCATGGTTGCTGCCACCCTCAACCTGATCCGCTTTTTTGCCAGAGAGAGTTGCGGCTGGTGTACTCCCTGCCGTGACGGGCTGAGCATGGTCCGCTGGCTGCTGGAAACCATTGAGGGGGGTAGGGGGCGGCCGGAGCATCTGGCCATGCTCAAGGAGCAGTTCCACAATATTTCCGGCACCAGCTTCTGTGCCCTGGCCGAAGGGGCGATGGGGCCGCTCAGCGGTTTGCTGACCCATTTTGAACAGGAAATCGTCGATCATATCGAGAAGGGCGGTTGTCCTTTTCGTTCCTGA